A genomic window from Streptomyces mirabilis includes:
- a CDS encoding RICIN domain-containing protein, with protein sequence MVGRGRRTAVLTAVTALLAALLSGLGAAGAAQAATVDTSASYVLVNRSGGKVLDVVGASTADGTGLTQWPRTDGANQQFQFVDSGGGYYRLRAQHSGKVLDVLNFSTADHADIAQWSDDNGTNQQFRLADSSDGYDRLINRNSGKAVEVDNASTADGAKVVQYTDWGGANQQWQLVRATGVLAQVHTAGRVKDAGNTVQYSWPGVYFEGRVIGTGVGIVLNDSAADYDVQVDGTTVATLVTPGDTTHWINDLSNRTHTVRLVKRNDTPGDTSTFGGLLAAPGGAVLSKPAARNRQIEFIGDSLTVGYGNLSTSRTCTWDQVKRNTNSDVSYGALTARQLNADYQINGYSGLGMVRNYNGGSPDVTYRTFYDRALLNVSGDVWQNPGTWRPQVVVVNLGTNDFSTAINPGEPWTPDSLAAGYRSAYGDFIQKLRTRYGATTTIVAVGAGQYADHVQRVVKARNDAGDSRVRYWSLDDSGLDLLGCDWHYSAHDDRLIADRLTSFIAGLPTGW encoded by the coding sequence GTGGTGGGACGTGGGAGGCGTACGGCAGTGCTGACCGCGGTGACGGCCTTACTGGCGGCGCTCCTGAGCGGACTGGGTGCCGCTGGGGCGGCGCAGGCCGCCACGGTGGATACGAGCGCGTCGTACGTGCTGGTCAACCGGAGCGGCGGCAAGGTGCTCGACGTGGTGGGCGCGAGCACCGCCGACGGGACGGGCCTCACGCAGTGGCCCCGCACCGACGGCGCCAACCAGCAGTTCCAGTTCGTCGACTCGGGCGGCGGCTACTACCGGCTCAGGGCGCAGCACTCCGGCAAGGTGCTGGACGTGCTCAACTTCTCCACCGCCGACCACGCGGACATCGCGCAGTGGAGCGACGACAACGGCACCAACCAGCAGTTCCGGCTGGCCGACTCCTCTGACGGTTACGACCGGCTGATCAACCGCAACAGCGGCAAAGCCGTCGAGGTCGACAACGCCTCCACCGCGGACGGCGCCAAGGTCGTGCAGTACACCGACTGGGGCGGAGCCAACCAGCAGTGGCAACTCGTCCGCGCGACAGGAGTGCTGGCACAGGTGCACACCGCCGGACGGGTCAAGGACGCCGGCAACACCGTGCAGTACAGCTGGCCTGGTGTGTACTTCGAGGGCCGCGTCATCGGCACCGGCGTGGGCATCGTGCTCAACGACTCGGCCGCCGACTACGACGTCCAGGTCGACGGGACCACCGTCGCCACACTCGTCACGCCCGGCGACACCACGCACTGGATCAACGACCTGTCAAACCGCACGCACACCGTCCGGCTCGTCAAGCGCAACGACACCCCGGGGGACACCAGTACGTTCGGGGGCTTGCTGGCCGCGCCCGGCGGTGCCGTACTGAGCAAACCGGCCGCCCGCAACCGCCAGATCGAGTTCATCGGCGACTCCCTCACGGTGGGCTACGGCAACCTCTCGACCTCACGCACCTGCACCTGGGACCAGGTCAAACGGAACACCAACTCCGATGTGAGCTACGGCGCCCTCACCGCCCGGCAACTGAACGCCGACTACCAGATCAACGGCTACTCGGGCCTTGGCATGGTGCGCAACTACAACGGAGGCTCGCCGGACGTCACGTACCGGACCTTCTACGACCGTGCCCTACTGAACGTGTCCGGCGACGTCTGGCAGAACCCGGGCACCTGGCGCCCCCAGGTCGTAGTGGTCAACCTGGGCACCAACGACTTCTCGACCGCCATCAACCCCGGTGAGCCGTGGACACCGGACAGCCTCGCCGCCGGCTACCGCAGCGCCTACGGCGACTTCATCCAGAAGCTCCGCACGCGCTACGGGGCCACGACCACCATCGTGGCGGTAGGCGCCGGCCAGTACGCCGACCATGTCCAGCGGGTCGTCAAAGCGCGCAACGACGCCGGCGACAGCCGGGTCCGCTACTGGTCCCTCGACGACTCGGGCCTGGACCTTCTCGGCTGCGACTGGCACTACTCGGCCCACGACGACCGACTCATCGCCGACCGGCTCACCTCGTTCATCGCCGGTCTGCCGACAGGCTGGTGA